TCGAAGAATTTGCTGAAGGAAACTCCTTTTTTCACAGACTCGATCCGAGGGTCAAGTTTATAACCCTGGTGCCATACATCTCTGTTATTGCTATCATGAATGGGATAAGGCTGCCGTTTCTGGCCCTTATCGTTTCCACTTTGATGGCATCTCTTGCAGGCATTAGAACTAAAAGTCTCTTTAACAGGCTGATTGTTGTTAATGCCTTTGTATTTTTCCTGTGGCTGTTTGTCCCCTTCAGTTACCCGGGAAATGCAGTCTTTCATATAGGCTCTCTAAAGGCCACAAAGGAAGGCTTTCTCTATGTCCTTTCCATCACATTTAAGACAAATGCAATCATTCTTGCGACGATAGCGATACTGGGAACATCAAGTGTCCTTTCCCTTGCCCATGCCCTTCACCACCTCAGGCTTCCAGATAAGCTCATCCATCTATTCTTTTTCTTTTACAGGTACATAAGCGTCCTGCATGAGGAATATACAAAGCTCAGAAATGCAATGCTCATCAGGGCATTCAAGGCAAAGACAGACATGCGTACATACAGGGCATATGCATATCTCATAGGCATGCTTCTTGTCAGGAGCTTTGAGCGCTCACAGAGGATTTACAGGGCGATGCTCTGCAGGGGATTTAAAGGCAGGTTTTATGTGATGAGCCATTTTGAACTCAAAAGAAGTGATGTATTATTCTGCCTTTTAATGGCCGTAATAACATGCGTAATGGGATTTCTATTTATCAGCAAGGAATGGGCATGGAAAGCTTAATAGAAATTCGAGACCTGTGTTTTAGTTATACTATAGAAAGAAAGGTATTTAATGGTCTTGATTTTACGCTTATGCGAGGCGAAAGAATTGGCATCACAGGCCCCAATGGCGCCGGCAAGAGCACATTGCTCTATTTGATAATGGGACTTTTGAAAGCAACATCAGGGGAGATAAGGGTATTTAAACACCTCAGGAAAGAAGAAAGGGATTTTACAGAGGTCAGACAGAGAATCGGACTCCTCTTTCAGGATTCGGATGACCAGCTTTTTTGTCCGACCGTTGAAGAGGATATTGCCTTTGGGCCCTTAAATCTCGGGAAGTCACAGCAGGAGGCAATGACAATAGTGAGGGAGACCTGTGAGAGGTTGGGACTTTCCGGTTTTGAAAGAAGGATTACTCATCGCTTATCAGGAGG
The DNA window shown above is from Deltaproteobacteria bacterium and carries:
- a CDS encoding energy-coupling factor ABC transporter ATP-binding protein; translated protein: MESLIEIRDLCFSYTIERKVFNGLDFTLMRGERIGITGPNGAGKSTLLYLIMGLLKATSGEIRVFKHLRKEERDFTEVRQRIGLLFQDSDDQLFCPTVEEDIAFGPLNLGKSQQEAMTIVRETCERLGLSGFERRITHRLSGGEKRLVALATVMAMNPECLLLDEPTTGLDAATTERFLRYLKESADTYVIVTHDRGFLKDAVDRLFLLTDSKITEIKGEDLNP
- the cbiQ gene encoding cobalt ECF transporter T component CbiQ yields the protein MHFEEFAEGNSFFHRLDPRVKFITLVPYISVIAIMNGIRLPFLALIVSTLMASLAGIRTKSLFNRLIVVNAFVFFLWLFVPFSYPGNAVFHIGSLKATKEGFLYVLSITFKTNAIILATIAILGTSSVLSLAHALHHLRLPDKLIHLFFFFYRYISVLHEEYTKLRNAMLIRAFKAKTDMRTYRAYAYLIGMLLVRSFERSQRIYRAMLCRGFKGRFYVMSHFELKRSDVLFCLLMAVITCVMGFLFISKEWAWKA